The window ATGTGACTGCTATTTTCGATTTTCAGCATTTTTCCTCTCTGTTTGATACCATTGGAAACTCTGTTTATGAAGAATCAATAAGGATGTTTTATGCAAACCTTTTTGTGAATGATAAAGATGACTTGGAATCTATGGTTTTAGGCACCAGAATTATTTTGGACTCTTATCAATTTGAAAAGATTTTCTCTGCTAAGTTTAGTGGGTTTGATGTGTTTGTACAAAATTCGTGACCTAAAGACTTTGAAGTTTCCTTTGATGAAGCAAAAACCTTTTTGTCCGATAATCCTCCTGACAATGGTCCCAAGAATCTTAAGTTTGAACATCGTGTCTTGGCCCATATGATTGCTACTACTCTCCTCCCCAAAACTGGGTCCCTTAGCTCTTTGTCCACTAGAGATATTTTTGTCTTTTACTATCTGGTTAACAATAAAAGACTTGATTGGTTTGTGTGGATTCGTCAATACATGCTTGAAATCACCCGGGATATATCTTCTTCTACTGCATGTTTGTACTATGGTCTTCTCATTTCACATGTTCTCGAGGTCATGAAGGTAGATTTGGCACCCTTTATACCCAAGCACATTACCAGCACTTATAATAAGACAGTCTTCTCAATGATGGGTTACACCCTGGGTGATGATGGATGGGTGAAGCGCGCCAAAGTTGAAAGTATTCCAGTGCCAGTTGAAGTTCAAACTGAGCAACCAGCATTTCAATCGACTGCCTCTCAAAATCTTCAGCAAATTCAGCATTATCTAGATGCGATAAAACTGCTACTAGTTGAGATGAAGGAATAGGTAGACAAAATCAGGGAAGTTACCAAGGAGACAGGTGCAGATGTGGCTAAACTCAGGATAGATATAGGAGCCACACGGAGGCATGGAACCAGAGCTTTCAATTCCATGAGTGAAAAGATGGACAAACTTGTCAAAGATGTTGAAAATTCCTATGATTCCTTCTGCACCAAAGTGATCAACACTCTTAAGTACTTCGTGGGAAGAAGTTAATGAGACTATGTGATGGTGTTACAAAcaatattttttgctttttgcttATGCTTGCTTGTTGGGTTTTTTTAAAACAATCATTTGCTTGGGTCTGAACTAGCTAAGCCTCTGCTGAAGGCACTATTTTTGCTACTCTAATCCCCTAACTAGTATGTATATTATTTCATATATTATTTGTTCTatgtattttctttcctttttgattgatgtcaaagggGGAGAAATATCATGTAGAGAAGTAAACATCTCAGCAGGAGAAACTCAGCACATCATGAGACATCATTTATTCAATTATTCAGGGGGAGCAACATATAAAAAAAAAGGGAAGTCTCATAGTTTATGCTTACTTTATGTTTACTCTCTCTtgattgtcatcatcaaaaagggagagaTTGTTAAGTTTCaaagtttcaatgatgacaattCCATCTTATGTTAGTTTGCAGGATTGCAGGATTCGAAACAAGCAAAAAGGAAAGAATGAGATGTTATCCAAAGATATGATTGCTAAATTAATGGACAAGAAAAAGGGACTTCATTGCAACACATTTATTAGACCTCAATCTAAGGAGTTCAGATTGCTAATCAAGAAAGCCTTCGCCAGCAAATATTCTGTATCCAAAAATAAGCTCTCAATCAAGGCTTGAATAACTCCTCAATACAAGCATATGACAAGGAAAGTCACGATCGAATCTGGGCTCTCCCAAGAGCAGGATTTGAAGAGGCACCCCTTGGGTCAAATCCCTTTGATGATCTCGTGCCTCTAATTTCGGTCAAGACTCAACAGCCCTTTTTCTCTCCTATAAAAAGACTGCTAATATCAAATGGAAGGCTTGCGCAACTACACACATTGTCTTCTAAGTCCCTCTACTTCTTAGCCTAAACACTGTAATCCTTAGTTTATCACTGTCTCAAAAgataggaagaattagaacacaaaagagagttgtgtcaaACATTCAGAATTCACTGCTGCCATTTTTCGTTGGTGGAGAACGAGTCAAAACAATATGTATTGTAATACTTTCAAGATCTAAAGGGAAtccttgtgacccaagggaaacTGGATGTAAGTACCACAACGGTACTGAACCAGTAAAAAATTATTGTGTGTTATTTACTTTTTAATTACTGTTATCTTTCATTCTGCACTGTGTTTAGTCAACTAAAATCATTGTTAGTCGACTAATtttcaataaaccacaattcacCCCTCCCCCTGTACTTTCATAAGTGACCTAATTGTGCGTAAATAATTTCTTATACCCTCGGTGCATATAACTTAAATTGCTTTCTTGGGTTTTTGAGTCCTAAGATAATTCCTTTATCTTCCAGTTATGGATGTTCTCATTCTGGAAATCTGGGGAGTTCAACAATTATCGGTCGAAGTTCAACAATTATTAGAGGGAATTTCAAATGGATGGAATTATAAACCTGGGTGATATTACTGACTTCGGAAATGAAACAAATAGTAGACCTATGCATGAGTTTTGTTGACTTTCGGAAATGAAACAAATACTACTACAGTAGATATCTGCATGAGTTTTGCATTAAATTTACCTATACGTAATTAGTCAGGAGCACAGATCGTAGGATAACACTAGGATCGGAGTCTTTAAGTTGGTTGTTTGAGTTAGTGATTGCTAAAACAATGTATTGCCACTTAATTTTCTTTTTCTGAAAAATAATTATACTTGGTTAAGCTATGCGGGAATTTATAAATGCAGAATATAACGATAAAATAAGAGATTACAAttattaatatataatataataaCATTGATTAGAACAACTAATAACAAAACTAACTTTCATAATATTAAACAAAACACACACCATCTTTGATTACGCATTAGTAATTATTAATACATCAAACCAAACATCAAACAAGAAATACACATTACAATATTATCTATATTATTAATTCACGCTTAACTTATTACTATATCAAAACCAAACGACCCGCTAAATTACAACCCTATAGCCATATTATTAAATTGCTAAAAGTTATTCGACCATTACCATAATTGATAAGTGAACTAAAGCAGCTTACAAAAGTACCAAATAAAATCTAACTTAGTACCTGGTACTACACATAATAAAACTCCAAACTAGAGATACGAGGCTTAATAGGAGTGAAGAGGACGCTGACCATCTGCTGGCTTTGGAGATGGTGGTGATAGAGGCTTACGATTCCAGTATCTTTCATCGGACTTTGTGTCAAAAATATCTACAAGATCGTGATCAAAAGACGATGAACCGATCAGGTTCCATACATATGAGACAGGCAGAAGGTATGAGATGAACAGTTTCTTGAAACTTGCTAATTGGTAGTAATTGTCTGCTGAAGTTGGAAATGAAAACAGCTGATTAATGTTTTCCCCTTGAGCAATTGTTGTCATAACGAGCTCAGTGTTTTCAGAGGTTTTCTCATCAGTGCGAGTAGGAGACACA is drawn from Nicotiana tomentosiformis chromosome 12, ASM39032v3, whole genome shotgun sequence and contains these coding sequences:
- the LOC104094313 gene encoding hydroxyproline-rich systemin A, which produces MRVLFLIYLILSPFGAEARTLLENHEGLNVGSGYGRGANLPPPSPASSPPSKEVSNSVSPTRTDEKTSENTELVMTTIAQGENINQLFSFPTSADNYYQLASFKKLFISYLLPVSYVWNLIGSSSFDHDLVDIFDTKSDERYWNRKPLSPPSPKPADGQRPLHSY